In the Mya arenaria isolate MELC-2E11 chromosome 11, ASM2691426v1 genome, one interval contains:
- the LOC128209978 gene encoding WSCD family member AAEL009094-like — translation MLKVWKVAGNCAILMFLVMTVLVYMFCLNKGLINYGFKYNQLNSTLTLIKNDVAEPSAKSDTPTVALNITKSENNSTQCKHRQVKLSERRLPLTGLLSFPGSGNTWTRHLIQQMTGIGTSSVYCDSSLRSNGFPFECNRVPGKTIVVKAHELKYVFKFEKIVLLVRNPYDALLSYAMFSKGGHTRIPNNKTLIQASNKMFNHSLRWFFNLPNRTCSTFHGLVYILQYDLLKSDLRTELGKLAQFLNISVPQAAIDCTVYLQEGNFHRKSNAEDHLRMLRTVYDDKKLEQLRIVVRKTESILEKRFNKKFYLGGDTESALLGKVNT, via the exons ATGCTGAAGGTATGGAAAGTAGCTGGCAACTGTGCCATATTAATGTTTCTGGTGATGACAGTTTTAGTCTACATGTTTTGTCTAAACAAAGGACTGATAAACTACGGTTTTAAATACAATCAGCTAAACTCGACGTTGACATTGATCAAGAATGATGTGGCAGAACCCTCAGCGAAAAGTGACACTCCCACAGTGGCACTAAACATTACAAAGTCTGAAAACAATTCGACACAGTGTAAACACCGACAAGTAAAACTTTCGGAACGTCGCCTTCCATTGACTGGGCTGTTGAGTTTCCCCGGGTCGGGAAACACATGGACTCGACACCTCATCCAACAAATGACAG GTATCGGAACATCAAGCGTATATTGTGATTCCAGCCTGCGATCAAATGGTTTTCCGTTTGAATGCAACAGAGTTCCCGGAAAAACTATCGTCGTCAAGGCGCATGAGCTTAAGTACGTTTTCAAGTTCGAGAAGATCGTTCTACTCGTGCGAAACCCTTATGACGCGCTGCTCTCATATGCAATGTTTTCTAAAGGAGGTCATACGAGGATTCCGAACAACAAAACTCTCATTCAAG CCTCAAACAAGATGTTTAATCATTCATTAAGATGGTTCTTCAACCTACCTAACAGGACATGTTCTACGTTCCACGGACTAGTCTACATTTTACAGTATGACCTTCTTAAATCAGATTTGCGCACAGAGTTAGGAAAGCTAGCGCAGTTTCTTAATATAAGTGTCCCTCAAGCTGCCATTGACTGTACCGTATATCTCCAAGAGGGAAATTTTCACCGGAAGTCTAACGCCGAGGACCACTTGCGCATGCTCAGGACTGTATATGACGACAAGAAACTTGAACAGCTTCGCATAGTCGTCAGGAAAACAGAAAGCATTCTGGAAAAAcgtttcaataaaaagttttacTTAGGAGGTGACACGGAAAGTGCACTCTTAGGCAAAGttaatacttaa